The following nucleotide sequence is from Flavimarina sp. Hel_I_48.
ATATTCTTCTGCACTAATCTCAAAGTATTGTTTATTATCTATCCAACCTTCATAATTGTCATGAGCCAATCTAATTAAGCTCCATTTCTTTCGGATTTCAAGAACCTTGAAATATTCGCCATAGAGCACCTGGTTGATCATCTCACTGCTGTCTGCGGTCTCACGCCGCATGGGTACAATACTTAGGGGACAAATGCCGTAATTCATAAGTAGCTTGAAGAAGTTATGGTTTTATTAGTCTGGGAAAATTTATAGACGTCGTAACTAAATTTAGTATTCCGTAGGATTTATAGTTCTCTTTTTAAGGACCATGACATAATTAAGGACGTTCTATAATCATAGCCGAAGCTCCGCCACCGCCATTGCAAATTGCCGCGGCCCCTAATTTGGCATTGTTTTGTTTCAGGACATTGATCAAGGTAATTAAAATGCGTACGCCGCTACAACCTAAGGGGTGACCCAGGGAAACAGCCCCACCGTTCACATTGACGTTTTTATCAGTAAGGCCCAGAAGTTTCATATTAGCTAAACCTACCACTGAAAATGCTTCGTTAAACTCAAAATAATCGATTTCCTCTTGTTTGATACCGGCTTTTGCCAGTGCTTTTGGTAATGCTTTGGAAGGAGCGGTAGTAAACCATTCCGGCTCTTGTGCTGCATCTGCATACCCTTTAATTATACATAAAGGTTCCAGGTTCAGCTCTTTTGCTTTCTCGCGGGTCATAAGGATTACCGCGCCGGCACCGTCATTAATGGTACTTGCGTTTGCAGCGGTTACCGTCCCTTCTTTTGAAAAAGCGGGACGCAAGCTGGAAATCTTGTCCATTTTCACATTCTGGTATTCTTCATCCTCTTCTATCAATAATGCATCACCACGTCGCTGAGGAACTTCTACTGGAATTATTTCCTCCTTAAACTTGCCATTTTTCCAGGCCTCTGCAGAACGCTGGTAAGACTGTATAGCGTAGGCATCCTGGTCCTCTCTTGAAAAATCATGTTCTTTTGCGCAGAGATCTGCACAAACCCCCATAGCATTTCCGTCGTAGGCATCTACGAGTCCGTCGCGCTGCATACCGTCCACTAGTGTTGTTGGACCAAATTTTTGTCCGTTGCGCATATGTACATAATGAGGTATTAGGCTCATATTTTCCATCCCGCCGGCTACAACAATCTCGCTATCTCCAAGAGCAATGGACTGTGCCGCCATCATAACCGCTTTCATACCAGAGGCACATACTTTATTTACCGTCGTGCAGGGTACGGTTGCAGGGATACCTGCGCCCAATGCAGCCTGACGTGCTGGCGCCTGCCCCCCACCGGCCTGTACCACATTGCCCATATACACTTCAGAAACCAGTTTAGGGTCCAGATTGATCTTCTCAAGGGCGCCCCTAATTGCGGTTTTGCCTAGATCTGTAGCAGATACTGTAGAGAGACTGCCCATAAAACTGCCTATGGGGGTGCGGATGGCTGAGACGATAACGACTTCGGTATGCATTGTGTAGGATTTAAATAGTATTGTGATGCGAATTTAATCAAATTAAAGCGAAAAATCCCTTAATTCAGCTTTCGGAATAAATAAGCATTACGGGTTAATTTTTAGTATTTTTACGCCCTTGTTCAAGTGTTTATGAAAGATTTATTAAACAGGTTCTATAAAAATCAAGGTTCGCTCTATAAAGTGCTGTTGTGCATCGCCAGTACCATATTGATCGTTTATCTCTTTCCGAAAAGTGGAAAATTCCAATTTGATTTTCAGCAGAATAAACCCTGGCAGTACGATAACCTCTATGCTCCGGTAGATTTTGCCATCCTTAAAGATAAGGAAGAGCTAGAAGAAGAACAGGCTACTGCAAGAGAGAATGTTATACCCTATTTTACCTACAATCAAGAGACTGTAGATGAGGTAAAAGCAGCATACAACAATCAATTCAATACCGTATTTACTGATTCTATTTTTAGGGATAAACTGGATGTCCTAAAAGAGTATGGGGAGAATATATTGACTGGATTTTATGAATACGGCGTTATAAGTGAAATGTCAAATCTAGAGGTAGAAGGCCCTGTTTATCTACGTAGGGGCAATGAAGTCGA
It contains:
- a CDS encoding acetyl-CoA C-acyltransferase, giving the protein MHTEVVIVSAIRTPIGSFMGSLSTVSATDLGKTAIRGALEKINLDPKLVSEVYMGNVVQAGGGQAPARQAALGAGIPATVPCTTVNKVCASGMKAVMMAAQSIALGDSEIVVAGGMENMSLIPHYVHMRNGQKFGPTTLVDGMQRDGLVDAYDGNAMGVCADLCAKEHDFSREDQDAYAIQSYQRSAEAWKNGKFKEEIIPVEVPQRRGDALLIEEDEEYQNVKMDKISSLRPAFSKEGTVTAANASTINDGAGAVILMTREKAKELNLEPLCIIKGYADAAQEPEWFTTAPSKALPKALAKAGIKQEEIDYFEFNEAFSVVGLANMKLLGLTDKNVNVNGGAVSLGHPLGCSGVRILITLINVLKQNNAKLGAAAICNGGGGASAMIIERP